A genomic segment from uncultured Desulfuromonas sp. encodes:
- the ybgF gene encoding tol-pal system protein YbgF: MRFRSFATVTSIAVLCSCTPIPQNTSSQTSEITALKNRLAALEQQNLSRSATADTTQLRNIARQQANIKAELDSLRVDLQSLTGRQEDQQHSLMQLREELTLGQNDLGLRVAALEDSQIKTSSVTTPSTAVQTAPPQQVTPPTAQPVITPPSAPQPEPEPVVQEPSAQNQPDELYHQALQLVQQGSDFTRSRELFRRFIQTYPQHELAVNALYWIGETLYGDKQYESAILQFQDVIQKYPNHPKIPAALTKQGLAFYALGDVRNAKIILQKVVDNYPQTPEADKAKERLASWQ; this comes from the coding sequence ATGCGTTTTCGTTCATTTGCCACCGTAACCAGTATCGCTGTACTTTGCTCCTGCACGCCAATACCACAAAACACATCCAGCCAGACATCCGAGATCACGGCACTGAAAAACCGTCTGGCAGCCCTGGAGCAACAGAACCTCAGCCGTTCCGCCACTGCCGACACGACTCAGCTGCGCAACATTGCTCGACAGCAAGCCAACATCAAAGCCGAGCTGGATTCTCTGCGCGTGGATCTGCAGAGCTTAACCGGACGCCAGGAAGATCAGCAGCACAGCCTGATGCAGCTGCGTGAAGAACTGACTCTTGGCCAGAACGATTTAGGACTGCGTGTTGCCGCCCTGGAAGATTCCCAAATCAAGACCTCTTCAGTCACCACGCCCTCCACAGCAGTGCAAACAGCTCCACCGCAACAGGTAACGCCACCAACAGCCCAACCTGTCATTACACCGCCCTCAGCGCCCCAACCTGAGCCTGAACCTGTTGTTCAGGAGCCCTCTGCCCAGAACCAACCGGATGAACTCTACCATCAGGCACTGCAACTGGTTCAGCAGGGGAGTGACTTTACCCGCTCTCGGGAATTGTTTCGTCGTTTTATCCAGACCTACCCGCAACATGAGTTAGCGGTCAATGCCTTATACTGGATCGGAGAAACCCTTTACGGCGACAAACAGTATGAAAGCGCCATCCTCCAGTTTCAGGATGTTATTCAAAAATATCCCAATCACCCCAAAATCCCTGCGGCACTGACAAAACAGGGCCTGGCCTTTTATGCGCTTGGCGATGTCCGTAATGCGAAAATAATTCTTCAAAAAGTTGTCGACAACTATCCTCAGACTCCGGAGGCAGATAAAGCCAAAGAACGTCTGGCAAGCTGGCAATAA
- the hslO gene encoding Hsp33 family molecular chaperone HslO: protein MGDQLVRVLSHDNQIRASFAVTTHMVKEICLLQQTDPTATVALGRLTTATALMGSLLKDDQRLGVAIEGNGPLKKLQAETDACGTVRSTIKVPQCHLPPVDGHFNVAGAIGKAGFLHVTKDLGLKEPYHGTVQLVTSEIAEDIAHYFTHSEQTPTSMALGVLLDRNALVAASGGYFIQAMPNCSEEILNELDRHLASLPPISTLIRDGLSPSELAQQVLNDSTFVLQSTQDLIFRCSCSRRHVLNMLTGLPVEELDTLAQRDESTDVTCEYCKTSYLFTPQEILHISQTKHKVI from the coding sequence ATGGGCGATCAACTTGTTCGTGTCTTAAGCCATGACAACCAGATTCGAGCATCTTTTGCGGTAACAACACACATGGTCAAAGAGATCTGTCTGCTGCAACAGACGGATCCGACGGCAACCGTTGCTTTGGGTCGCCTGACGACGGCAACTGCACTGATGGGGTCACTTCTCAAAGATGATCAGCGACTCGGTGTCGCGATAGAGGGAAATGGTCCCCTGAAGAAACTCCAGGCTGAAACAGATGCCTGTGGAACCGTCAGATCAACAATCAAGGTACCGCAATGCCATTTGCCACCCGTGGACGGCCACTTCAATGTGGCTGGAGCCATCGGCAAGGCAGGGTTCCTTCATGTGACCAAGGATCTGGGTCTCAAAGAACCTTACCATGGCACCGTGCAACTGGTTACCAGTGAAATTGCCGAAGACATTGCCCATTACTTCACACATTCCGAACAGACCCCGACTTCAATGGCTCTGGGTGTTCTCTTGGACCGTAATGCCCTCGTTGCAGCCAGCGGCGGATACTTTATTCAAGCCATGCCAAATTGCAGTGAGGAGATCTTAAATGAACTGGATCGCCATCTGGCCTCATTGCCACCGATATCCACCCTGATACGGGATGGCTTGTCTCCCTCAGAACTGGCTCAACAAGTCCTGAATGACTCAACCTTTGTTCTGCAATCGACTCAAGATCTGATCTTTCGTTGTTCCTGCAGCCGTCGCCACGTCCTCAACATGCTTACAGGATTACCGGTTGAGGAATTAGACACGTTGGCCCAACGTGATGAATCCACCGACGTGACCTGTGAATACTGCAAGACGAGCTATCTCTTTACCCCTCAGGAAATTCTTCATATTTCCCAGACAAAACATAAAGTAATATAA
- a CDS encoding response regulator: protein MAKRKKFGEVLVEEGVLNEQTLQSALENQAGTGKRLGQILEEMKVISERDVALVLARQFGLKTVKNIADHNFPEQILDLVDSEKALQKLIFPLRVENKTLYLAMVNPLDMETLDTLSFGTGLRIVPYLTTPQEIHAAINKHYMKSIQAPAKGKWWRIMVVDNQLQSLTAAVSVLIKEGFDVIECNNSIEAIPMAVKAHPHLIITEVNLTRMTGTDLFNSLKKNPQTFDIPLIGLSGRATAKEEAQLLDIGFVDFIPKPVNGLRLCARVKRVLKLIYDDLNSPPARREPEDHK from the coding sequence ATGGCAAAACGTAAAAAATTTGGTGAAGTTCTCGTTGAAGAGGGTGTTCTGAATGAACAAACTCTGCAAAGCGCTTTAGAAAATCAGGCTGGCACCGGCAAGCGCTTGGGACAAATTCTCGAAGAGATGAAGGTGATTTCCGAACGTGACGTTGCCCTGGTTCTCGCCAGACAGTTTGGGTTAAAAACCGTCAAAAACATTGCTGATCACAATTTTCCTGAGCAAATTCTGGATCTGGTTGACAGCGAAAAGGCACTGCAAAAGCTTATTTTCCCTCTGCGGGTTGAAAACAAGACCCTCTACCTGGCCATGGTCAACCCGTTGGATATGGAAACCCTGGACACGTTGTCTTTTGGTACCGGTTTACGGATTGTTCCTTACCTGACCACACCTCAGGAAATCCATGCTGCCATCAACAAACACTACATGAAGTCCATCCAGGCGCCAGCCAAGGGAAAATGGTGGCGGATTATGGTTGTCGATAACCAGCTGCAATCCTTGACGGCAGCGGTTTCCGTTTTGATCAAGGAAGGTTTTGATGTGATTGAATGTAACAACTCCATTGAAGCTATTCCGATGGCGGTCAAGGCGCATCCTCACCTGATTATCACTGAAGTCAATCTGACTCGAATGACCGGAACGGACCTCTTTAATTCGTTAAAGAAAAACCCGCAGACGTTTGACATTCCGCTTATTGGTTTGTCTGGACGTGCAACCGCCAAGGAAGAGGCGCAACTCCTCGATATCGGGTTTGTTGACTTTATTCCAAAGCCCGTCAATGGACTGCGTCTGTGCGCCAGAGTTAAACGGGTTCTGAAATTGATTTATGATGACCTTAACAGCCCTCCGGCTCGTCGCGAACCAGAAGACCACAAGTAA
- the glmS gene encoding glutamine--fructose-6-phosphate transaminase (isomerizing): protein MCGIVGYIGQQQAVDIVLEGLRRLEYRGYDSAGIATLDKGELLTSRAEGKLTNLEKQLRISPLKGSLGIGHTRWATHGKPSEENAHPHRAGGFVVVHNGIIENYLSLKQQLTEQGHHFKSETDSEIIAHLIEQHYSECHEFVAAVRLALHELRGAFAIAVICQEHPDQMVAAKQGSPLVIGQGDGEYFVASDIPAMLSHTREMIFLNDGEMAVFTRQGMEITTLDGQQLSKQSKTITWNPMMAEKGGYRHFMLKEIHEQPRAVADTIAGRINEDKDCVLLHELNLSDEELSEIDRLYIVACGTSWHAALVGKFLIEKLARLSVEVDIASEFRYRQPLVDERTLTLVISQSGETADTLAALREAHQRGGKVVAICNVVESSIARESEGVIYTHAGPEIGVASTKAFTTQLVALFLFALHLGRVRHQMTSEQRRTQIQALLTLPRKLEEALELDEQIEAMARQYIHATDFLYLGRGNQYPIALEGALKLKEISYIHAEGYPAGEMKHGPIALIDENLPVVVVVPQNETYEKVVSNMEEVRARGGQIISVSDCNPANFQDLVDVAFSIPTISDELMPVITSIPLQLLSYHIAVFKGTDVDQPRNLAKSVTVE from the coding sequence ATGTGTGGAATTGTGGGTTATATCGGTCAGCAACAAGCGGTTGACATTGTTTTGGAAGGTCTTCGCCGTCTTGAATACCGAGGCTATGACTCTGCTGGAATCGCGACCCTGGACAAGGGAGAATTGCTAACCTCGCGGGCCGAAGGAAAGCTGACAAATCTTGAAAAACAGCTTCGCATCTCTCCGTTAAAAGGCTCGCTGGGGATCGGTCATACACGTTGGGCGACCCATGGCAAACCTTCGGAAGAGAACGCTCATCCCCATCGTGCCGGTGGTTTTGTTGTTGTTCATAACGGTATTATTGAAAACTACCTCTCTCTCAAACAACAATTGACCGAGCAAGGCCATCATTTCAAATCCGAGACCGACAGTGAAATCATTGCCCACCTGATTGAACAGCATTATTCCGAATGCCATGAGTTTGTCGCTGCCGTTCGTCTGGCTTTGCACGAACTTCGTGGGGCCTTCGCTATTGCCGTCATTTGCCAGGAACATCCGGATCAGATGGTTGCTGCCAAACAAGGGTCTCCTCTGGTTATCGGCCAAGGTGACGGTGAATATTTCGTGGCGTCGGATATTCCTGCCATGTTGTCACATACCCGGGAGATGATTTTTCTCAATGACGGTGAAATGGCTGTCTTTACCCGCCAGGGCATGGAAATTACAACTCTTGACGGTCAACAACTCTCCAAACAATCCAAAACCATCACCTGGAACCCGATGATGGCTGAAAAAGGCGGATACCGCCATTTTATGTTGAAAGAGATCCATGAGCAGCCACGTGCTGTGGCCGATACCATCGCCGGTCGGATCAATGAAGATAAAGATTGCGTTTTACTCCACGAACTGAATCTAAGCGATGAGGAACTTTCTGAGATTGATCGACTCTATATTGTTGCCTGCGGAACGTCGTGGCATGCAGCTCTTGTCGGCAAATTCCTCATAGAAAAACTCGCCCGCCTCAGTGTTGAAGTGGATATCGCCAGTGAATTTCGCTATCGCCAACCTTTGGTCGATGAGCGCACCTTGACTCTTGTCATCAGTCAGAGTGGTGAAACGGCAGACACATTGGCCGCGCTACGTGAAGCACACCAGCGCGGCGGTAAGGTCGTTGCCATTTGTAATGTGGTCGAATCTTCCATTGCACGAGAAAGTGAAGGAGTGATCTATACCCACGCCGGTCCTGAAATTGGCGTGGCCTCCACCAAAGCGTTCACCACGCAACTGGTGGCGTTGTTTTTATTTGCTCTTCATCTCGGTCGAGTTCGTCACCAGATGACATCCGAGCAACGCCGTACCCAGATTCAAGCTTTGCTCACCTTACCACGTAAACTTGAAGAGGCTCTGGAACTTGATGAGCAGATTGAGGCCATGGCGCGCCAATACATCCATGCCACAGATTTTTTGTATCTCGGGCGGGGCAATCAATATCCGATCGCTTTAGAGGGTGCTTTAAAACTCAAAGAGATTTCCTACATTCACGCCGAAGGTTATCCGGCGGGTGAAATGAAACATGGTCCGATCGCACTGATCGACGAAAATCTGCCGGTGGTCGTTGTCGTTCCGCAAAATGAAACGTATGAAAAGGTCGTATCAAATATGGAGGAAGTGCGTGCCAGAGGGGGGCAAATCATCTCAGTCAGCGATTGTAATCCAGCGAACTTTCAGGATCTCGTTGATGTGGCTTTCTCCATCCCAACTATCAGTGATGAATTGATGCCGGTTATTACCTCGATCCCATTACAGCTTCTGTCCTATCATATCGCTGTCTTCAAAGGTACTGATGTGGATCAGCCAAGGAATCTGGCGAAAAGTGTCACGGTTGAATAA
- a CDS encoding B12-binding domain-containing radical SAM protein has translation MITPIAFVSVHVRESAQAVALGPATVAASLPSSVQQHVLQINLYLHQDLEAMVDTVIASGAAVVAQSIYVWNHRVMVALASTLRQKNPDLLLIAAGPEVTAAPQVFSEMGLFDSLVCGEGEDAMALVADHIKRQKALLPLYRNKKPVDLALQPSPWLEGCLVPGEGVLWEVSRGCPFRCSFCFDARGEFGVRTYPFSRLEQELTLFVRHNVSQVWVLDSTFNYPPQRGKELVRLIERIAPHLHFHFEAKVEFIDEELAELLAGIQCSVQIGLQSANPDVVRHVHRNFDAALFEQKVSLLQQAGVTYGIDLMYGLPGDDEAGLKNSLEFALQLQPNHVDLFPLAVLPGTELYQRQQDYGLRAEEVPPYRLVASREMDEEAMARCAELAAWTDFFYNVGRAVGFFSEVCHAVDLSAVALIEAFGNWLLRRGISASDLIRKDWPAATASELQLEFFRHWLTDNGHDNLCEPIEDMVHFHMAWSQAQLFEDMTEADCRDDVGFDDDQNWCWHTNATLHRFNFDLNEWLLVGGDLVEQAEFGDRCGSVALFFRANGQAQCITVDGIDASCFPCGVQLPSFNTLVNEHVVTDPQCFHDWLDQAVTCGLLVRDEPEGC, from the coding sequence ATGATAACTCCTATTGCCTTTGTCTCCGTGCATGTGCGTGAGTCTGCGCAGGCTGTCGCTCTTGGCCCGGCAACGGTCGCTGCATCTCTGCCCTCCTCTGTTCAACAACACGTTCTTCAGATTAATCTGTATCTTCATCAGGATCTGGAGGCGATGGTTGACACCGTAATTGCCAGCGGAGCTGCAGTGGTCGCACAGAGTATCTATGTCTGGAATCACCGGGTCATGGTTGCGCTCGCCAGTACATTGCGACAAAAGAATCCCGACCTTCTTCTTATTGCTGCCGGACCAGAAGTGACTGCAGCCCCTCAGGTTTTCAGCGAGATGGGATTGTTTGACAGCCTGGTCTGTGGTGAAGGTGAAGATGCCATGGCGCTCGTTGCGGACCACATCAAACGACAGAAGGCACTTCTTCCGCTCTACCGCAATAAAAAGCCTGTTGATTTAGCCCTGCAGCCTTCACCGTGGCTTGAAGGCTGTCTGGTGCCAGGAGAAGGTGTGCTGTGGGAAGTATCGCGAGGGTGTCCGTTTCGTTGTTCCTTTTGTTTTGATGCGCGCGGAGAGTTTGGTGTAAGGACTTATCCCTTTTCACGTCTGGAACAGGAATTGACCCTGTTCGTTCGTCACAACGTGTCGCAGGTTTGGGTCCTCGATTCAACCTTTAATTATCCTCCACAACGTGGCAAGGAGCTAGTGCGTCTTATTGAGCGCATTGCTCCCCATCTCCATTTTCATTTTGAAGCAAAAGTTGAATTTATCGATGAAGAGCTCGCCGAACTACTGGCGGGAATTCAGTGTTCCGTCCAAATTGGTCTTCAATCAGCCAATCCTGACGTGGTGCGGCATGTCCATCGAAATTTTGATGCGGCTTTGTTTGAGCAAAAGGTCAGCCTGTTACAACAGGCCGGTGTGACATACGGTATTGATCTGATGTACGGCTTGCCGGGAGATGATGAAGCCGGACTGAAAAACAGCCTTGAATTCGCCCTGCAGCTGCAGCCGAATCATGTCGATCTTTTTCCCTTGGCGGTTCTCCCTGGAACGGAGTTGTATCAACGACAACAGGACTATGGACTGCGAGCCGAAGAGGTGCCTCCATACCGACTAGTGGCCAGCCGTGAGATGGACGAAGAGGCGATGGCGCGGTGTGCCGAATTGGCTGCTTGGACGGACTTTTTTTATAATGTAGGCCGTGCCGTAGGGTTCTTCAGCGAGGTCTGCCACGCTGTGGATCTATCGGCAGTGGCACTCATCGAAGCTTTTGGCAACTGGTTGCTGCGTCGAGGAATTTCTGCCTCTGATCTGATTCGCAAGGATTGGCCTGCTGCCACAGCGTCAGAGTTGCAGCTGGAATTCTTCCGTCACTGGTTGACGGATAACGGCCATGACAACCTGTGCGAGCCGATTGAAGATATGGTTCATTTTCATATGGCCTGGTCACAGGCGCAACTTTTTGAAGACATGACTGAAGCGGACTGTCGTGATGATGTTGGATTCGATGATGATCAGAATTGGTGTTGGCATACCAATGCCACTCTCCACCGTTTTAATTTTGATCTCAATGAGTGGCTACTGGTTGGCGGTGACCTGGTTGAACAGGCAGAATTTGGTGATAGATGTGGAAGTGTTGCCCTCTTTTTCCGTGCAAACGGTCAGGCACAATGCATCACGGTCGATGGTATTGACGCATCATGTTTTCCCTGTGGAGTGCAGCTACCTTCATTCAATACGCTTGTCAACGAGCACGTTGTGACCGATCCGCAGTGTTTTCACGACTGGCTTGACCAAGCGGTTACTTGTGGTCTTCTGGTTCGCGACGAGCCGGAGGGCTGTTAA
- the glmU gene encoding bifunctional UDP-N-acetylglucosamine diphosphorylase/glucosamine-1-phosphate N-acetyltransferase GlmU gives MSTDNLAAVILAAGKGTRMKSQRPKVLHAIAGQPLAMYPLQWCQSLGCSQTVMVIGHEAQQLRDAFADQPVDFVVQEQQLGTGHALMVTESIMKDFQGTLLLLCGDVPLLREQTLQQLITTHRQTNAAVTVLTTILDNPYGYGRIVRHQEQISRIVEEKDATAEQKQICEINTGIYAFEAPQVYDLLKRIGNNNAQGEYYLTDIIDLAQSSGFKAAACVLDDSNECMGINDRVQLSAAEKILRQRINHQHMINGVTLQDPLTTYIDAAVSIEADTVIEANCHLRGRTTIGSSCRVETGCVIEDCKIGPSNRIKAGSILEQSELAEKCTIGPMAHLRPGTILKGYNKLGNFVETKKAVIGLRSQASHLTYIGDAELGCDINLGCGTITCNYDGVNKHKTVIEDGVFVGSDTQLIAPVTLGRNCLIGAGSTITKDVPADSLALTRSPQKVIKGWRNRTK, from the coding sequence ATGTCTACAGATAATCTCGCCGCCGTGATCCTTGCCGCAGGCAAAGGTACACGCATGAAGTCCCAACGCCCCAAAGTTCTTCACGCCATCGCCGGGCAACCTTTGGCCATGTATCCACTGCAATGGTGTCAATCTCTAGGCTGCTCGCAAACAGTCATGGTCATTGGTCATGAAGCTCAGCAATTACGCGATGCGTTTGCAGACCAACCGGTTGATTTTGTCGTTCAGGAACAGCAGTTGGGAACCGGCCATGCCCTGATGGTCACTGAGTCCATCATGAAAGACTTTCAGGGCACACTTCTGCTTCTTTGCGGTGACGTTCCCTTGTTGCGTGAGCAAACTCTGCAACAACTGATTACAACCCATCGCCAAACGAATGCTGCGGTAACGGTTCTGACGACAATACTTGATAATCCATACGGTTATGGCAGAATCGTGCGCCATCAGGAGCAGATCAGCCGGATTGTCGAAGAGAAGGACGCGACAGCCGAGCAAAAACAAATTTGTGAAATCAATACCGGTATCTATGCGTTTGAGGCTCCTCAAGTCTACGATCTGTTAAAGCGAATCGGCAACAATAACGCCCAGGGGGAATACTATCTGACGGATATTATTGACCTTGCCCAGAGTTCTGGTTTTAAAGCGGCGGCCTGTGTTCTTGACGATTCAAATGAATGCATGGGGATCAATGACCGCGTCCAACTCTCTGCGGCGGAAAAAATCTTACGCCAGCGGATCAACCATCAACATATGATCAACGGTGTCACCCTGCAGGATCCGCTGACCACCTATATTGATGCGGCTGTCTCCATCGAAGCCGATACGGTTATTGAAGCCAATTGCCACTTGCGAGGCCGCACAACGATCGGCTCTTCCTGCCGTGTGGAAACCGGTTGTGTTATCGAGGATTGCAAGATTGGTCCCTCAAACCGTATTAAAGCGGGATCCATATTGGAACAATCAGAACTGGCTGAGAAGTGTACGATCGGTCCAATGGCCCACCTGCGCCCTGGGACCATCCTCAAGGGTTACAATAAGTTAGGTAATTTTGTCGAGACAAAGAAGGCCGTTATCGGTCTACGGTCGCAAGCCAGCCACCTGACCTATATCGGCGATGCCGAACTTGGCTGCGATATCAACCTTGGTTGTGGTACCATCACCTGCAATTACGATGGCGTCAACAAACACAAAACCGTCATTGAAGACGGTGTGTTTGTCGGCAGCGATACGCAACTCATTGCCCCGGTCACTCTCGGCCGAAACTGTCTGATTGGTGCCGGATCGACCATCACTAAAGATGTGCCGGCGGATTCTCTGGCCTTGACACGTTCGCCACAAAAAGTGATTAAGGGCTGGCGTAATCGGACTAAATAA
- a CDS encoding PBP1A family penicillin-binding protein encodes MFLAGLSLGVVAIFGLAGAYFYVSRSLPDFETLEDYQPPAITRIYSEDGQTIAEFYKERRIVVPVTRMPQPLIQAFVAAEDANFFEHQGIDLISIFRAALKNIKAGGIVQGGSTITQQVAKSLLLTPERKFSRKFKEAILAWRMEQRFSKREILYLYLNQIYLGHGAYGVQAAAENYFDKNVEDLNLAECTILAGLPQAPSRYSPYRHYNRAKDRQLYVLERMIANGYIAADQAHQAYTQPLVIHPRGDNSAAGTGYFCEQVRRYIEQNYGRDPLYTGGLKVYTTMNLAMQQSAQQAVRDNLARHDQRRGFRGPRQILDQTAALSFVDQQTSELQSNPLAIDQIVEALVVDADDTRIVLRIGPYEVPLLRSTIEWAEPLDVIPYAVYQAMDDEQRQQVSLLPIGSVILVKIASLKDDSPVEATLFQYPQAQGALLALDPQDGAVKAMVGGYDFAKSQFNRVLQSSRLPGSAIKPLIYAAAFDKGYTPASVILDTPLIYKETDEQGEEKEWKPKNYGNKFYGPTSLRTALTHSYNIITIKLLNNIGINYTARYLHKLGISSPLNRDLTMSLGSSALTPLELATAYSVFASGGIKTAPTYITKITDRSGRILESIDPADFPNGLDNDQKLIRLERQRVISEETACLITNMLESVVQRGTGWRAKALNRPVAGKTGTTNNLKDAWFVGYVPQLVTISWVGYDQEKPLGKNETGSKAAAPAWVDFMKQAVATMPVKNFPVPDSMEFHPVDPKTGLLDPEDSPDSIVEMFSPGTAPTRYALDEKKPQARDFFRLD; translated from the coding sequence ATGTTTCTCGCAGGACTGTCTTTAGGCGTTGTTGCCATCTTCGGTCTGGCCGGTGCCTACTTCTATGTCAGTCGATCTTTACCTGATTTTGAAACATTGGAGGATTATCAACCCCCTGCCATTACCCGTATCTACAGTGAAGACGGTCAGACCATTGCTGAGTTCTATAAAGAACGGCGTATTGTCGTTCCGGTCACCCGCATGCCACAGCCGTTAATCCAGGCCTTTGTGGCCGCTGAGGATGCTAATTTTTTTGAACATCAGGGGATTGATCTGATCTCCATTTTTCGTGCGGCACTGAAAAACATTAAAGCAGGTGGTATTGTTCAGGGCGGTAGTACCATTACCCAGCAAGTGGCTAAAAGTCTGTTACTCACTCCTGAACGTAAATTTTCTCGAAAATTCAAAGAGGCCATTCTTGCCTGGCGCATGGAGCAACGGTTTTCCAAGCGGGAAATTCTCTATCTGTATCTGAACCAGATCTATCTCGGTCATGGCGCCTATGGTGTTCAGGCGGCGGCCGAAAACTACTTTGATAAAAACGTTGAAGATTTGAACCTGGCGGAATGCACCATACTCGCTGGGTTACCTCAGGCGCCCAGCCGGTATTCTCCCTACAGACATTATAACCGCGCCAAGGATCGACAACTTTATGTCCTTGAGCGGATGATTGCCAACGGCTATATCGCAGCCGATCAGGCCCATCAGGCTTATACCCAGCCCCTTGTGATCCATCCACGTGGTGACAATTCTGCTGCAGGTACCGGCTATTTCTGCGAACAGGTGCGCCGCTATATCGAACAAAACTACGGTCGTGACCCGCTCTATACCGGTGGTCTAAAAGTTTATACCACTATGAATCTGGCGATGCAGCAGTCAGCTCAACAGGCCGTTCGCGATAATCTTGCGCGTCATGATCAACGCCGGGGTTTTCGCGGTCCTCGCCAAATTCTTGATCAAACGGCAGCTCTCTCTTTTGTCGATCAGCAAACGTCAGAACTGCAAAGCAATCCTTTGGCCATTGATCAGATCGTCGAAGCACTGGTTGTAGATGCCGATGACACCCGGATTGTTTTGCGCATCGGTCCGTATGAAGTTCCTTTGCTCCGATCCACCATCGAATGGGCTGAACCCTTGGACGTTATCCCTTATGCTGTCTATCAGGCGATGGATGACGAGCAGCGTCAGCAGGTTTCTTTACTGCCGATCGGTTCTGTTATTCTGGTGAAAATAGCATCGCTTAAAGATGACTCTCCGGTTGAAGCCACTCTGTTTCAGTATCCACAGGCTCAAGGAGCTTTATTGGCCTTAGATCCTCAAGATGGTGCTGTTAAAGCGATGGTCGGCGGCTACGATTTTGCCAAAAGTCAGTTTAACCGCGTTCTTCAATCCTCCAGGTTACCAGGGTCCGCGATTAAACCACTGATTTATGCTGCCGCTTTCGACAAAGGCTATACCCCGGCATCTGTTATTCTCGATACGCCATTGATTTATAAAGAAACAGATGAGCAGGGAGAGGAGAAGGAATGGAAGCCTAAAAACTATGGTAATAAATTTTATGGCCCGACATCATTGCGTACCGCGTTAACCCATTCTTACAACATCATCACGATTAAACTGCTTAACAACATTGGTATCAATTATACCGCCCGTTATCTTCACAAACTCGGCATCTCTTCTCCTTTGAATCGAGATTTGACCATGTCTCTTGGTTCTAGCGCCTTAACTCCTCTTGAGCTGGCTACGGCCTATTCTGTTTTTGCCAGTGGCGGAATCAAGACAGCTCCGACGTATATCACCAAAATAACGGATCGTTCAGGGCGTATTCTGGAATCTATTGATCCGGCTGATTTTCCGAATGGCCTTGATAACGACCAGAAACTGATCCGTCTTGAACGACAAAGAGTCATCTCAGAAGAAACAGCCTGTCTGATTACCAATATGTTGGAAAGTGTTGTTCAGCGTGGTACCGGTTGGCGCGCCAAGGCGCTTAATCGTCCTGTTGCCGGAAAAACAGGAACCACCAACAATCTTAAAGACGCTTGGTTTGTCGGTTATGTCCCTCAACTTGTGACGATTTCCTGGGTGGGATATGACCAGGAAAAGCCCCTGGGTAAAAATGAGACGGGTTCTAAAGCCGCTGCTCCAGCCTGGGTTGATTTCATGAAGCAGGCTGTGGCGACGATGCCGGTAAAAAACTTTCCGGTTCCCGACAGTATGGAATTTCATCCAGTCGATCCTAAAACCGGATTACTCGATCCCGAAGACAGTCCGGATTCGATCGTTGAAATGTTTTCACCCGGCACTGCACCGACACGTTATGCGTTAGATGAAAAAAAACCTCAGGCGCGGGATTTTTTCCGTCTTGATTAA
- the pal gene encoding peptidoglycan-associated lipoprotein Pal, whose translation MKTFKLLCLFALVLTLAAGCAKPGTDDALKDDDCKVTDVAPSTETVPSYTDSVVTEPVEAVAAPTLGTIYFEFDQYTLSAEARDTLAENMRYLEANPSTTLVIEGHCDERGSDEYNLALGERRAVAAQEYLLSMGVTADRLSTISYGEEKPVDMAGTEAAWAKNRRAEFVPKP comes from the coding sequence ATGAAAACCTTCAAGTTACTGTGCCTTTTTGCGTTAGTTCTGACTCTTGCTGCTGGCTGTGCAAAGCCCGGCACTGATGATGCACTCAAAGATGACGACTGCAAGGTAACCGATGTGGCACCGTCAACTGAAACGGTACCGAGCTATACGGATTCCGTAGTGACGGAACCTGTTGAGGCCGTAGCTGCACCGACACTGGGAACGATTTATTTTGAGTTTGATCAATACACCCTGTCGGCAGAAGCTCGTGACACGTTGGCTGAAAACATGCGCTATCTTGAAGCCAACCCTTCAACGACTCTGGTGATCGAAGGCCATTGTGACGAACGTGGTTCCGATGAGTACAACCTGGCTCTTGGAGAGCGTCGTGCTGTTGCCGCACAAGAATATCTGCTCTCTATGGGTGTGACAGCGGATCGCCTTTCCACAATCTCTTACGGTGAGGAAAAGCCTGTTGATATGGCTGGCACTGAGGCCGCCTGGGCTAAAAATCGCCGCGCCGAGTTTGTACCCAAACCTTAA